The Juglans microcarpa x Juglans regia isolate MS1-56 chromosome 2D, Jm3101_v1.0, whole genome shotgun sequence DNA window GATGCACTGTTTTTCAGCTTGGTCTTGGTGTTAAAGATATGCTTACCATGGAGGATTTCTAGTAGGGGTGAGCACCGACTTAGTTGAAGTCGAATTCCcctaaatccgactccgactccgactctggcTTGTCGGAGTGGAGTCGGATTTGGGCTTTCAgctttgggctttttttttagcttcatatttaacccatttaaaaaaaaaaaaaaaaaaatttggggtcttttaaatatcaatttttcgaaaaaattaaaaactaaaactaaatcattcactactaatttacttctatactaatatctaacttgtTTTTATACTAGAcatatactatagtgtctaattacatgttttcatactatagtattacatattatttttagtgtctaattacatgtgattatactatagtattacatgctattatattatactagtatctaacttatttttaacttatttctatattagacttatttctagtgtctaataacatgttattatactttagtaaattggtattatgtgttattaacttattatactagacttattagttatttctatactactgtctaatttatttatatacaagacttgtctaattacatgttattatactaatgtcttaacttatttctaactcaattatatactagactttctagtgtctaattatatgttattgtactttagtaaattagtattatgtattattaacttattatactaggcttatttaaatactagtgtctaactcatttgtatacttgattatgtatggtagtaatactataatgtttacatatactaaattatcattagtctatttatattacagtataagtatattgttttataaaagttagctcatactagaatattattgaatttaactatagaagttctagttatatgactatataactctactagtatatatgataaatatatagaattcatatttttataacatatatacaatatcggagtcggattcaaagttggagtcagagtcggagtcggtctAGAAATCTGACTccaactgaaaaattaaaaaagaaatctgacTCCGACTCTGTTTTGTCAGAGCGGAGCCCGAGCAGAGTCGGATTCCTAGTcggattttcagatttttactCAGCCCTAATTTCTAGTCAAAAACTTTGAGTGGTCTTTCTTCGAAATTAGATCCTTGCTCAGTTTGTTTTCCATAACGTTGTATCAGATGTTTGTAAGGAAATTGATAGTTGAATTTTGTGAAATGTCAGTTTCTAAGAATAGTTTCTTCATGAATGCTGTGATTCGTCCCCCAATGTGGCAAAATATTTTTCGTCATTTTATTAGTTCTGGTTTCAAGTAATCTGTTATGAATGGGAAAATGTGGATGTCAGCATTATTAGCTCTTTGTTACTTCaggatttttgtgattcaagttttacttgttattttgttgaaggGGCTGGTGATATCATCATTGATTCGAATGTATTGGTAGAATCAAGATGGTGTGTATTTGTGATGAAACTTCTTTGTGTATTTAGCTGCACTGAGCCAAGTCAAGTGTATGCTTTTCTAActgtttttactttcttttgatgctggaataaatttttttttctaagttctTATGCTGCATGTTTTGACTAGGAAAGTTGCTCTAATGACAGTCTTGTATAAATCTGCAGATTATAAATGTCTACAATCAGGAGTACGAGAGTGCTGCCGCATTCTGGCCTGATGTCCATGGGCGCATAATAGTTGCTCTAGTTGTTTCCCAGTTGCTACTAATGGGATTACTAAGTACAAAAGAAGCTGCTCAGTCAACTCCATTGCTTCTTGCGCTCCCAGTGTTGACCATATGGTTTCATATATTTTGCAAAGGCCGTTATGAACCTGCTTTTGTTAGATATCCATTGCAGGTTTGTGGATGTTTCTTCTACTGGTTGGAGTATCTGCATGATAAAACAATTTGTAGTTGGGCCTTTTGGCGTTTCAAATCTACTACCTTATTTTTCTTCCCCAGTTTATATGGTGAAGACATTTTAGCTGACTAATGTTTGATCATAATTTGAATGGAGTTTGATAGATGCTCTCCTATTCTTATACGGTTTCATTTATCTGAGAGtgatcattttcattttgatgtaCTTTTTTAGGAAGCAATGATGAAAGATACCTTGGAACGTGCAAGGGAGCCAAACCTAAACATGAAAGGCTTTCTACAAAATGCCTACATGCACCCAGTTTTCAAGGGAGGAGATGATAGTGAGAGTGATGTTGCTTCGGGAGACGGGGATCAGGAACCTGAGCTCGTCCCAACAAAGCGTCAGTCACGAAGGAATACACCACTGCCCAGCAAGCATAGCGGTTCAGTGTCATCCCTGCCTGAAGCTGTTCAGGAACATGCTCAACTTTTATAGTGCGACTTGGGACTCTCCTCCACTTAATATGTTGGCACATAAGGTCAACAGAAGGCAGTTGTAGTTCATTCTCTAGTAAAGCAAAATAAGGAAAAATGGGGGacaaaagagaagagaagagaagataCACATCACTTGGTTTAGGTACGGTTTTCTAAAGTGCATTCTTTTTTGGCCTTTAGTAACTGTGGCTTGGCATCAACGAAGTTAGGCTGTAATTAAGTTATCATACGAACTTGAAGGTTTTAACTGAAAAGTAGCCTTACAATATTATTGACCAAGCTGTCCTTCAAATCTTATGGGCAACAATAAGTCTATGCACTATAGATTGTAAGTAGCTCTTTATATGGTTATTTGACGATCAAGAATCCCATAGTATTTGCGTAAGGAAAAAACTACTTTGCTTCCCAAATTTACTGCTTAAGTTAACCGCTTGAcctttccttcttctccttttttttctttttttttttttttttcgtagtgactaagaaagtaattttaaatatattggagtatttttttttattttttaaaaatatttaaatatattaaaaaaatgtgaaaaaaatgaaaaaaaaaaaaaaaaccaaaaacaacaGTTGGTCAACTTGAGCAGGCTACTATGGGCGCTTTTTTGCATAATAGTCCATTTACATTTAAGagattattatatatgagaaatgataattgcaaTTATAAGTAAATatctcacaattatttttaaaaaaataaataaatacggaattcatataaaaagaaaattaattttttaatagtaaattttattcttttttaaaataactgtatGATATTTGTATACTTTATGActatgtagcattattctttaaaattaattattgcaTATAGAGGAAATAAAACGGATTCGTTGTTGGATGATGTACCATTGTGAACTTACTCGTGCGCTATCAGGAGGCTTGCATTTGTATATATTCGAAGACTACGTccgtttgaattaaaatatgaaataagatagttttagataaattgaataaaatattattagaatattattttttaataatattattgttatgagatttgagttgaattgtttattatattttggataaaaatttataaaaattgtaataataagatgagatgagttgagattaattcTTAGGCTTTGCTTGGTAAggaaatttatctcaacttatcattacaatttttttaaatcctaacataaaatataataaataattcaactttttcaaattctaaaataataataatattaaaaaataatattctgataatattttatcatctcaactcaattcaactcaactcaggcTGCATTTGAGTGTTAAACTgatttgagttgaattgagttgaaatgataaaatattgatagaatattattttttaatattattattattttaaaatttaaaaaaattgaattgtttattatattttatgttgaaatttaaaaaaattataatgataaattgaaatgaatttaacttccaaacgaaacctcaaatttaacatccaaatacagcTTTAATCTAAACGAAACTACACATAAAATGGGGGgaagtcatttttattattttcttgctcCACAAACATTCCTTTCCTTCCACCTTTCCCTCTGTGCGCGGATTGTGCACAGAATTGGGTTCAGAATATCACAGAACAAGCTTTATTTTGCACCCTAAAAtagacaacaacaaaaaaaggcACACGCACACTCACAAACACAGAGACAGCGTCGTTCCAACTCAACCCCACCCTTTCTCCTGGGCCAATTAAGACGTCTCGGAAACCTCCCAAGTCCTAACCTCTcaagttagagagagagagagagagagagagagagattgcaaTTCGTAAATGGAGGTGATCACCGTGGCGGACACGACCTCGGGCAGCAGAACGGCGGCGTTTTCTTTGTCGACGACGACAACAGTAACACTAACCTCCTTGCTCCCTTCGAACCTCCCCCTTCTCTCGGCCTTTCTCGCCGGCGGTCTTGCTCAGTTCCTCAAGCTCTTTACCACCTGGTCCTTACAACTCTCTGTCTCTTTCAATTTCACcgagctttatttatttttattcttctcttttAATTCACTTGGTAATTGCTTTATCACTCGGTGGACTTTGAAATTCCAGAGtatgatttttttgtaatgataagCAATGTAATAGTTTCATCATAGTCTCTAAAGAAGAGAAATTTGTTGATCAATCGTATATCTTGTTCAGTTTTATTAGAGACATGTTATTGATGGATTCAATCATTAATTGAAAGAccataattttcttcttctttttatttggtaagttcatttttttttatttttttttggaaaatttgaaaattgagaaGAAATATATGCAAATTTAGTGTGAATTTgcttttattgtatatattttgtggGTTTTGAAAGCAATTACTGACCTTATTGTTTGCTAAGCGTGAGATACCGAAATCGTGTAATCATACTCTTCCATTGCATAATAAcagcacccccccccccccccccccaacttcttttttttagaagtaataGCTCAATTATTTGTCCTAGTTGCTCAGGTATAAAGAAAAGAGATGGGATTCTAAGAGGATGCTTAATTCTGGTGGAATGCCTTCATCCCATTCTGCAACTGTGGCGGCTCTAGCGGCTTCTATAGGTCTCCAAGAAGGAACAGGAGGACCGGCTTTCACCATTGCAGTGGTCTTGGCATGTGTTGTACGTGCTTCCCAACCATTTTCTTCGTAAATATTTCCTCCTAAGCTTGACTCATAGGCTCTTATTGATTCATGAGTGGAGGGTATAAGGGGTCTGGATTTCCTTAGTAGTTGGAACGCCTGCAAAAGGATGtcaattgtttgatgaaataGTGCTTTCCTGATAGCATATAAACAGTCCATAAGTTAAGCTTCCCTGAAATAGCAATTCACCAACTTCTTCAAGTATTTGGTTCATGATGTCATGAAATGTTGTCATCTTTGTGTAATTACTATTATCACTTTGGGAATTCGTTGTGAAAGGTTACTGTGCATTATTCGTGCAAGGTGGGTGTGATTGATTGTTTAACATACTTGCAGGTGATGTATGATGCCTCAGGGGTAAGGCTCCATGCTGGTCGCCAGGCTGAAGTAAGTTCTTGATATGACCGtcaatttgctttttttttttgtgcttgcTTTTAGCTTTGCTGCAGGACACTCCTGCATGATCAAAATTTCTTTCGTTTATTGATTTCTTTGATTGTTATGTGGTTCTCATTGTAGTTGCTGAATCAAATTGTGTGTGAGCTTCCTCCAGAGCATCCTTTATCCAACATAAGACCACTACGTGATTCCCTTGGGCACACTCCACTTCAGGTCTGTTATAATCTTACTGCCCTTGATTTCAACTAGTGGTATTTCCCTGGTCTATAATTTGTGTCTGTCTCAGGGCTTTAATGGTATAATTTAAATCACTGGTTCCACGGTGAAATCAACTTGACCATGATTACATGTGACTCTATCTGTTGGAATTCAATCACTCTGGAGGCACATATGGTTGCACCAGTGCATGCTATAGACAGTAGAATGGGTTTGGTGGAGATATGACAAAGAAACGACAAAAATAACAACACACGCTTGGACACACAGACACACTTTACATATGTGACTTGCAATGCTGGATGAAAACTTGAAATAATAAGCAAATAGGACTTTCAATGCTTTAATAATGCAGTAAGAATGCAATTTCAAGATAGGATTGTTCTTCTACACACCATACTATGCAATCCCAAGAAGCAACTAGTATTTCCTGTAATACCATGGATTGTGTATAAGAAGGTAGTAAATGGGACCCCACATTGCTTGCAGGGAGAAGTTcaatttataatgattctaaGAGGCTTGAATTGTAACATTGATTGGTCCTTTTGAAGTATGGGCCCGATGTGACTTGGGCCTTCCTTGAATTGTTACAAATGCTATCAATTGCAAATCCAATTAGAAGTGtaggacttgagccgtgccacctataaTGAAATGATCTAATAAGGACATTGGGGATTTAAGTGCTGGAGATTGTATTGTCCTGAATTTTGTATAAATAGGTGGTGAATAGGATCCACATTTCTTGGAGAGAGTAGTTCAAGCTCTTTATAATGAGTCCAAGGAACTTCAATTGTAGCATTGTctaatccttttggagtatggaTCCAGATGTGGGTTGGAACTTTCTTAGGTCACTACATTTCAATTTGGaggaaaaacacaaaaattgaGTCTTGCGAAATTGATCAATGCACATTCCCTATTCTTGTAAAGTAAGAGGggagaaaaattgaaattattgtCAGGAAGAGTTTACAGGGTACAAgggtaaaattgaaattgatcaATGCACACAAGATTACCCTTACAAGATTGCTTGCGTGTACATGTAATGGTGCTATGGGCAAAGTTGGATAACTATTTTGTTATGAGGAAGGAAAGACACCTTTGGGTTTGCACTTTTGGCTTTTTGAGACCGTGAGCAATTGAGATCTCAATTTTGGagcttgaaatttgaaaatgccTTCgatattttttaaccaaaaagataaaatgtaCGTTTATACTGTCCAATAAAAAGaacaataaggaaaaaaaggtGGCTCCCCAACCAGTGCTCACAGTAATCAGTGGATGGCAGGGATAGCCCTTCGTTCGGCCCAACCCACCAAGGGGTGGCTGTGCGGAGGGTTGAGGTGGGAGATCTCCTGCATGAAGTGGGTTGTGAGGGGTGAGATTTCTAACCCTGTGAGGTGGGCCACTTGGGGGTGGGGAGATCCCCCCCCTCCATGCAAGGTTGGGGGATCTGCCCCAATTCTCTTGGTTCACCACGTGGGATCTATCCTCTCCCCTTGTGACCCACCATGGGGAATCCCCCACCTCCAGTTCCCAGAAGCTAAAGGTGTCAAAAGATAGGAAGTGTATGGCATAATTTTCCTAAAGTTAGTTATcttttctaataaatattaatctcTAGGTACTTGCTAATGGTGAACAATCCTTTTATTTGGTCTGGTACAGGTGGTTGCCGGTGCTGTGTTGGGATGCCTAGTAGCATATTTGATGAGAAACTCCAATTAGGATATCAAATGGCCTTTAATTCTTTTTCCATAAATTGGATACATTTAAACTGTGTATCTGTGATGTTGTGTATACTCTTATGGTGGAACTACCATTCGTGAGCTCCTACTCAACCATGGAGTTCCTCTTTAATTCTTCATTCAAAATCTCGTTCAGCACAATGAAATGGTAGTGCAGCAGCAGTATCTCATGTCTTCTGTGATTCTCTTGATAATTTTAGCCTGAGCAAGGGGTaaagaaattttcaaattacGTCTGCTGTCTTTGAGAGAAGTGAGCTATGCTCGGATAGAAACCCTAGCCCTAGGTGATCTGACTCTATTAGCATGAGATCTTCAATTCGACCAATCCCACTTTGTGTGTTGCCCGAAATGGGATGCTAAAAAGGCCCTGTGTGGTTTCActatttttacaagtttttaAAAAGGTCGATGCTACTGCCTCTAAGTATGTACCGATGGGCGTGCATTTAgtgtatttaatatttatatttttatctttttctttcaaatgttttttaaacatctttcaacattttttaaaaaagaaataaacaaaatcactagtagtcactttcttaacttttaagaaaaaaataaaatatatgagcgGTCAAACCCAAGGAATAAAATCATGGGAtaatttagcattttcctttcgagaatggttttttttttttttttttaaaaaaaatatcaacttcaGTCCAAATACGTTTTAAATCCCAAAGAAATTTCCTATTTCTTAAAAATTGTCTTTCATCATTTGTTTAGGCttccatgaaaagaaaattcaaaaccaaCTCAATAAGTTTACAACTTTGCTCTTCAAAATTGCAAACAACTTTCACgaaaactcaaaaagaaaatctttcaagttttttcaagcaacttttttgtaaaaaaaaaaaaaatcagttactTTTACATGTCCAAATACAAATCACAATGTATATCCAAGgaatttttgctttttttttctatccatTTACATTATACTTAAATAGGATCTCACGATGCATGGATAGTACTAAGGTAATATGCATTTGCGGAAAATTCATTATCGAGAGCCTGTAAACCACTGGAATCAATCGAGATTATGTCcttggacacctggtgccaataaaaacaaactattttTCTATTCCCATGTAAAAACCTATGAACCCTCCTCGTTTATCAATAAT harbors:
- the LOC121248631 gene encoding uncharacterized membrane protein YuiD-like produces the protein MEVITVADTTSGSRTAAFSLSTTTTVTLTSLLPSNLPLLSAFLAGGLAQFLKLFTTWYKEKRWDSKRMLNSGGMPSSHSATVAALAASIGLQEGTGGPAFTIAVVLACVVMYDASGVRLHAGRQAELLNQIVCELPPEHPLSNIRPLRDSLGHTPLQVVAGAVLGCLVAYLMRNSN